A genomic stretch from Gorilla gorilla gorilla isolate KB3781 chromosome 20, NHGRI_mGorGor1-v2.1_pri, whole genome shotgun sequence includes:
- the TMEM160 gene encoding transmembrane protein 160: MGGGWWWARAARLARLRFRRSLLPPQRPRSGGARGSFAPGHGPRAGASPPPVSELDRADAWLLRKAHETAFLSWFRNGLLASGIGVISFMQSDMGREAAYGFFLLGGLCVVWGSASYAVGLAALRGPMQLTLGGAAVGVGAVLAASLLWACAVGLYMGQLELDVELVPEDDGTASAEGPDEAGRPPPE; encoded by the exons ATGGGAGGCGGCTGGTGGTGGGCTCGGGCCGCTCGCCTTGCCCGTCTCCGCTTCCGGAGGTCGCTACTGCCGCCTCAGCGGCCCCGGAGCGGGGGCGCCCGGGGGTCCTTCGCCCCCGGCCACGGTCCCCGCGCCGGGGCTTCGCCGCCCCCAGTGTCCGAACTGGATCGTGCGGACGCCTGGCTCCTCCGAAAAGCGCACGAGACAG ccttcCTCTCCTGGTTCCGCAATGGCCTCCTGGCATCGGGCATCGGAGTCATCTCCTTCATGCAGAGTGACATGGGTCGGGAAGCAGCATATG GCTTCTTCCTGCTGGGCGGCCTGTGCGTGGTGTGGGGCAGCGCCTCCTACGCTGTGGGCCTGGCGGCGCTGCGAGGACCCATGCAGCTGACGCTGGGGGGCGCGGCCGTGGGCGTGGGCGCCGTGCTGGCCGCCAGCCTGCTCTGGGCGTGCGCCGTGGGCCTCTACATGGGGCAGCTGGAGCTGGACGTGGAGCTGGTGCCCGAGGACGACGGGACGGCCTCCGCGGAAGGCCCTGATGAGGCGGGTCGGCCGCCACCCGAGTGA